In Sphingobacteriaceae bacterium, the following proteins share a genomic window:
- a CDS encoding transposase yields the protein MRKNLYIILIAATGILLGAIFLFAKEPETKIPPFKDRSGTIALSGEWLNSKKAMEGLLAAIEQNPKDYKSMLALSQAYIQEGRETGDHGYYDKAALDLLDKILKAEPQNFDALCCKATVLLSQHHFTEGLEVAQAALPLNPNSAFIYGILCDANLELGNYTNAVTMADKMISIRPDIRSYSRVSYLREIYGDIPGSISVMKMAVAAGYPGLEQTEWTRCILAHLYESKGSLDSAQMQYEIALAERPDYAFAIAGLGRIAKAKGNYKEAIANYEKAKSMIVEYSFSDELTDLYRLNNEKDKADKNAKEVIEMLGPNANVEGESGHGHYADKELAYAYLKTGEMDKALEHAKIEYERRPANIDVAETLAWVNYKKGNFAEANKLIQVALKTNSKNPVLLCRAGLIMIKAGETQKGKILVKQAIETNPFMEIELKKEAAPFLS from the coding sequence ATGCGTAAAAATTTATATATTATTTTAATTGCTGCTACAGGAATTCTTTTAGGTGCAATTTTTTTATTCGCTAAAGAACCCGAAACAAAAATACCGCCATTCAAGGATAGAAGCGGAACAATAGCTCTATCAGGGGAATGGCTCAATTCTAAAAAAGCTATGGAAGGTTTATTAGCCGCCATAGAACAAAATCCGAAAGACTATAAATCCATGCTGGCCTTGTCGCAAGCGTATATCCAGGAAGGCCGCGAAACAGGCGATCATGGTTACTACGATAAAGCGGCTTTAGATTTATTAGATAAAATATTAAAAGCAGAGCCTCAGAATTTTGATGCACTCTGTTGTAAAGCTACAGTGCTCTTATCACAACATCATTTTACCGAAGGGCTGGAAGTAGCGCAAGCCGCGTTACCTTTGAATCCAAACAGCGCATTTATTTACGGCATTTTATGTGATGCCAATCTTGAATTAGGAAATTATACCAATGCCGTTACTATGGCCGATAAAATGATTTCCATACGTCCGGATATTCGTTCTTATTCGCGCGTGTCGTATTTACGTGAAATTTATGGTGATATTCCTGGTTCTATCTCCGTTATGAAAATGGCCGTTGCTGCAGGGTATCCCGGACTTGAACAAACAGAATGGACGCGTTGCATCCTGGCACATCTGTATGAAAGTAAAGGAAGTTTAGACAGTGCTCAAATGCAATATGAAATTGCCCTGGCTGAAAGACCAGATTATGCTTTTGCTATAGCGGGTCTTGGACGTATTGCAAAAGCCAAAGGAAATTATAAAGAGGCTATCGCAAATTACGAAAAGGCAAAAAGCATGATTGTAGAGTATTCTTTTTCAGATGAACTCACCGATTTATATAGATTAAATAATGAAAAAGATAAAGCAGATAAAAATGCCAAAGAAGTAATTGAAATGCTGGGACCAAATGCGAATGTGGAAGGTGAAAGCGGCCATGGTCACTACGCTGACAAAGAACTGGCTTATGCCTACTTAAAAACAGGAGAAATGGATAAAGCCCTGGAACATGCAAAAATTGAATATGAGCGACGTCCCGCAAATATCGACGTGGCCGAAACTCTTGCCTGGGTGAACTACAAAAAAGGCAACTTTGCAGAAGCTAACAAATTGATTCAGGTGGCTTTAAAAACGAATAGTAAAAATCCGGTTTTGCTTTGTCGTGCTGGTTTAATAATGATTAAAGCAGGTGAAACACAAAAGGGAAAGATCCTTGTAAAGCAGGCTATAGAAACTAATCCATTTATGGAGATCGAATTAAAAAAAGAGGCAGCGCCTTTCCTTTCTTGA